Below is a genomic region from Kribbella qitaiheensis.
CGAGACCGCGCTGGGTCTCACCGAGCGCACCGGTACGGTCGCCAAGATCGTCAAGGCAGTGGTCTACACCGGCCTGTTCGTCGTGTTCGCCGGCCCGCTGCTGGCGCTCCTGGTGAGCTCGTTCAACCATGTGTCCGACCCGACCCAGCTGAGCGTGATCCCGAAGACTCCGACCCTCGACAACTTCCGGATCGCCTTCGACCACGGCGTACTGCGGTATCTGCTCAACTCGTTCTTCGTGGTCGGCTTCGGACTGCTGCTGCAGGTCGCTGTCTCGGTCCTGGCCGGATACGCGCTCGCCCGCAAGGTGTTCCCCCTGATGACCGTGGTGCTGGTCGCGATCCTCGCCACGATGATGCTGCCCGAGGAGATCCTCGCGCTGCCGCTGACCCTGGTGCTCGGCGATCTGCCGCTGCTGCACCTGAACCTGATGGGAACGCTCGCCGGCATGATCGTGCCGCTCGGCGCCTGGGCGTTCTCGATCCTGGTGATGACCGAGTTCATGAAGGACGTGCCGCGAGAGCTGGAGGAGGCAGCCCGGATCGACGGGGCGGGGGAGCTGCGAATCTTCGCCCAGATCATCCTGCCACTGTGCAAACCGGCTCTCGGCGTGATCGGCGTGTTCGGCTTCACGATGATCTGGGACCAGTACCTGCTGCCGTTGCTGGTGGCAACCAACTCCTCGAACTACACGCTGCCGCTGGCACTGCGGACGCTGCGAATCGACCCAGTGGTCACGCCGGGTGTGGTGATGGCCGCGTCCCTGCTCGCGCTGCTGCCGTCTGTCATCGTGTTCCTGCTCTTCCAACGATCCTTCGCCCGCGGCCTCACCGCCGGCGCTCTGAAGGGGTGACGGCCATGTCTGATCCGAAGACCTGGTTCCGCCACGACCGCTTCGGCATGTTCGTCCACTGGGGCCTGTACTCGCTGGCCGCCCGGCACGAATGGGTGAAGAACCGCGAGCAGCTCACCGACGCGCAGTACCAGCAGTACTTCGACAGGTTCTCCCCGGATCTGTACCGGCCGCGCGAGTGGGTCTGGGCGGCGCGATCCGCCGGCATGCGGTACGTCGTACTCACCACCAAGCACCACGACGGGTTCTGCCTGTGGGACACCGATCTGACCGACTACAAGGTCACCAACACGCCGTACGGGCGGGACCTGCTCGAGCCGTTCGTCGACGCCTGCCGGGCCGAGGGGCTGAAGGTCGGCTTCTACCATTCGCTGATCGACTGGCATCACCCGTCCTTCCCGATCGACGGTCTGCACCCGCAGCGCGACGACGAGGACGCCAAGGCCGCGCCGCGCGACATCACGAAGTACAGGCAGTACCTGCACGGACAGGTGCGCGAACTGCTGACCAGATTCGGCACCATCGACTACCTCTTCTTCGATTTCTCGTACGCCGGGCGCTCGCACACCTGGGGCGGCAAGGGGGCCGGGGAGTGGGGTGCGGAGGAGTTGCTCGCGATGGTTCGCGAGTTGCAGCCGGACATCCTCGTCAACGACCGCACCGGGATTCCCGGCGACTTCGTCACCCCGGAGCAATATCAACCGGCTGGTCCGATGACCGGGCCGGACGGGCCGATCACCTGGGAGGCCTGTCAGACCCTCAACGGCAGTTGGGGCTACGACCGGGACAACTTCGACTACAAGAGCCCGGACCTGCTCGTGCGGATGCTGATCGACGGCGTCGCCAAGGACGGCAACCTGCTACTCAACGTCGGCCCGACCGGCCGCGGTCTCATCGATCCCGTCGCGCAGGCCGGCCTGGAGGCGATCGGCGACTGGATGCGGCTGAATGAGCGGTCCATCTACGGGTGTGGTGCCTCCGAGCATCCGGCGCCCGCGGATTGCCGCTACACGCAGAACGGCGATCGGCTCTACCTGCACTTGTTCAGCTGGCCGTTCAAGCACGTGCACCTGCCCGGTCTGGCCGGCCGGGTGCAATACGCGCAATTGCTGTCGGACGCTTCCGAGATCCGCCTGCTGGAGCCCGACCCGGAGCGGGCCGCGGAGAACACCCAGCCAGGCGGGCAACCGGCCGGCACCCTCACCCTCGAACTCCCGGTACGCCGCCCGGACGTCGCCGTACCGGTCGTCGAACTGTTCCTCACCCCCACCGCCTGATCGGGAGCACACCATGGAACGTCGTACTTTTCTCGCCGCCGCAAGTGGCGTCGCCGCTGGTGCAGCGGGCCTCGCGACCGGCACGCCGCCCGCCACGGCCGCTCCGATCGCGGAGATCGGCGGCCTCGCCCCTGCCGCCGGCCGTCGCCCGTTCGTGCGCTCGCTCGATGAGCTGCGGCAGGCGATCGGCCGGGCGGTCCCTGGCACGGTGATCACGGTTGCCAACGGCACCTATGACGTACCTGCGGACGCACCGATCGCCCTGACCGGTGTCCGTGGCCGGCCCGGTCGGCCGATCGTCATCCAGGCGGAATCGCCCGGCGGCGTCGTACTGACCGGCGAGCAGAGTTTCGTGCTGACCGCTGCGTCGGACGTCACCCTCGGTGGGTTCGCCTTCCGTCAGCGGCAGACGCTGGACCTTCCGCCGGACTGCCAGCGGATCCGGCTGACGCGGAACGACTTCCAGCTGGCCGACATCGAGGGCGTGCACTGGGTGATGGTGCGCGCCGACTACACGACGCTCGACCACAACGACTTCCACGGCAAGTCCACGCTGGGCATCTACCTCGGCATCGAGGGAGCCGGGACCGACGGGATGGCGCAAGGCGTCCACATCACCCGCAACCACTTCCGGGACCACACCTTCCCCGGCTCGAACGGCGGGGAGCCGATCCGTCTCGGCGTCAGCCCGCGGGCGCTCACCACGGCCGGTGCCGTGGTCGAGTTCAACCTCTTCGAGCGGGCGAACGGCGATCCCGAGGCGATCTCGGTGAAGTCG
It encodes:
- a CDS encoding carbohydrate ABC transporter permease; protein product: MSVATETALGLTERTGTVAKIVKAVVYTGLFVVFAGPLLALLVSSFNHVSDPTQLSVIPKTPTLDNFRIAFDHGVLRYLLNSFFVVGFGLLLQVAVSVLAGYALARKVFPLMTVVLVAILATMMLPEEILALPLTLVLGDLPLLHLNLMGTLAGMIVPLGAWAFSILVMTEFMKDVPRELEEAARIDGAGELRIFAQIILPLCKPALGVIGVFGFTMIWDQYLLPLLVATNSSNYTLPLALRTLRIDPVVTPGVVMAASLLALLPSVIVFLLFQRSFARGLTAGALKG
- a CDS encoding polysaccharide lyase 6 family protein, which produces MERRTFLAAASGVAAGAAGLATGTPPATAAPIAEIGGLAPAAGRRPFVRSLDELRQAIGRAVPGTVITVANGTYDVPADAPIALTGVRGRPGRPIVIQAESPGGVVLTGEQSFVLTAASDVTLGGFAFRQRQTLDLPPDCQRIRLTRNDFQLADIEGVHWVMVRADYTTLDHNDFHGKSTLGIYLGIEGAGTDGMAQGVHITRNHFRDHTFPGSNGGEPIRLGVSPRALTTAGAVVEFNLFERANGDPEAISVKSSGNFIRHNTIRDSVGGIVLRHGNGTQVEGNFILSGANGIRIYGNDHQILSNYLEKVSGVVLGSGNVRDHFPGEPPTSRTGNDAPDRVRIALNTLLDCKTAISGETNRTLPPLDCTIADNLLVAETGQLVNMPFQDGISWSGNLVWGQAADGNAPTGSFTRVDPRLTAGQDGVRRLSAGSPAIDAATGSYPAGSIDVDGDRRGRRVDVGADEFSHRRPRFHPLTAAEVGIHAS
- a CDS encoding alpha-L-fucosidase, producing MSDPKTWFRHDRFGMFVHWGLYSLAARHEWVKNREQLTDAQYQQYFDRFSPDLYRPREWVWAARSAGMRYVVLTTKHHDGFCLWDTDLTDYKVTNTPYGRDLLEPFVDACRAEGLKVGFYHSLIDWHHPSFPIDGLHPQRDDEDAKAAPRDITKYRQYLHGQVRELLTRFGTIDYLFFDFSYAGRSHTWGGKGAGEWGAEELLAMVRELQPDILVNDRTGIPGDFVTPEQYQPAGPMTGPDGPITWEACQTLNGSWGYDRDNFDYKSPDLLVRMLIDGVAKDGNLLLNVGPTGRGLIDPVAQAGLEAIGDWMRLNERSIYGCGASEHPAPADCRYTQNGDRLYLHLFSWPFKHVHLPGLAGRVQYAQLLSDASEIRLLEPDPERAAENTQPGGQPAGTLTLELPVRRPDVAVPVVELFLTPTA